TTTAAAAAGAAATCTCACACcctgaaatttgtcttttttgccatgatctACTTGAATGTCCAAACTTTACAAAATTTTGCACGGAATTCACGTATAGGAGCATCTTGCACcacattttttttggatttttccccctatttttattttattttattgttcaTCCCTGGGCTCATCTAAGACCGGGTTCCAAAACGCCGCGTCCTTCACTCAGCAGCTACAGTAAAGCAATTTGGACCACAAGCTTATTTGGTATTGTAaatattaatattttttaatataaatttggtccaactttacaaagtttgacttaagacaaaattTAAAATGCAAAGTTAAAAGAAACAAAGGGAGTACCACAAAGAAAATAATTTCTCCATTCTTTTTAGTTTATTATTAGGTCCATCCAACAAATTATTGTAACTAAAAATACAAGAACCAAATTAAATAGTTTGTGCTGAAAACATGTGAACACTGAacagtaagggcatctccagccgcgcccccaacaggcccctcaggccactttttcggcgccggcgccgaaaaaacggcccagtcgcgcccccaggacgccgaaaatcgccggttcggaccttttttccgcccggcggtcacaggccgaacccggcgcgctggggagcagTTGAGGGCTTCGGCactagggaaaagcacgcctggcccacaccgacaggggaaaagtcaaggttttcttcccccgactcgcctcgcaccccccgcgccctcggccaccactagctatatcccggcgacggccgccgccctactccgctagatagccattccccgccggaaaatagcagcgcttcgccgcggcagcccctcccacagcagctgggcgtttccggccgccgtttccggccgcggaggcgcggtttagcggcgggtacacgcccaccgagcgcaaggtgttcggcgttttgcctgactcggcgatggactcggatgacgaggaagagctcaccgcgctgctggaggaggaagccgcggccgacgtccaggaagaagagcatctcatggtgctcgccgccctcgcccagctgctggcgagcaatgaaaagccgcggcgagatggctcggcgccggggcgggtgaaagcaaagaaccggcatcgtctcgaaggctactgcatgctctactccgactacttcgccgatgctccacttcatggcgagaaaacatttcggcgccgttatcggatgagccgaaagctcttcctcaggattgtgaattccatccgggagttcgacaactacttcaagtgcaagatggattgcactggcgctcttggattcacctccatccagaagtgcacgacagcgatgaggatgcttgcatatggagctcccagtgattcactcgacgactatgggcgcatggccgagtccaccagcatagagtgtttctacaagttctgtcgggcagtggtggcagtgtttgggccacaatacttgagaacacccaatgtggaagacactgctcggatcctagcccagaatgcagcaagaggatttcctgggatgcttggaagcatcgactgcatgcattggaaatggaagaattgcccatttggttggcaggggatgtacaaaggcgccaaaggcggttgcagtgtggtgcttgaggcggtagccacacaggacctctggatttggcactccttctttggtatgccaggaactcacaatgacatcaacgtgctgcagtgctctcctgtttttgccaagctcgttgagggccattctcctccggtgaacttcgagatcaatgggcaccaatacaacaaggggtactacctagcagatggcatctatccgagatggtcgacatttgtgaagacgatctcaaaccctgcggcaggaggcaagaacgcctggtttgcgaaagttcagaaggcttgcaggaaggatgtcgagcgggcatttggtgtgctccaatctcgattcgctgttgttcggtaccccgctcagacctggtccaaagatcaaatgtgggagattatgacttgctgtgtcatcttgcacaacatgatcatcgagagcgagcaagaagacccagtgtttgacactgaaccatactacaggcagggtcctttAGCCTAAGTTGATCACCatctaccggcaacttggactgcctatctcagtatgcgtcaggagatccgagacccacaggtgcatcatcaactgcagaaagatctgattgagcatctatggaggctcaagggggacgccatgtgatgaaatacgagtttttatttgttgaactatataatttgtattgaactatttgttgttgtactattttgttgaagtatttgatttttctgtgatgaaatatgtgataagaaataattgtgttgataattgaacgccgagacacggcgaaaccacgccgaatatgagcctattctcgcccatatggtccctttattcgccgaaattgggctgtaaagtgggccaatttcggtgcctgggggcgacgactgggcgcaaaaccgcccccagtgccgattgtatcgccggctcgcccggacgatttttatgcgtcctggggggccaacggctgaagatgccctAACATGGGTGCAGGAGCATCATTTGTATTTCGTTTTGTATGGAGATCATTTGATGTTTTTTGGTGACCAAACTTTGCAAGCTTCTAAAACATTTGCTCATACTCACATCCttcaaatttcagattttttttgtcttttttttctttttcgaatttactgttcaccgcGGTGGGTGCACCGAAGGTGGGTGCAGCCACTACTTTTCCCAAAGGAAAGACACAGGCCtgatcgagatgtaaagattgagaTCACATTTTCAGATTCTATAGCTAGCACAAATGCACAATACATTGTCACACGAAGCTAGCACGATAATTCGTCAGCCAAAGCTAATTAGATAATGAGGAGGTTGATGAAAACTAGCATATCCAAGCGAAACTGCATATTGATATTGGGGTACCACAATGCAACGCATTGCACTCTAAGATAAGAGCCGTGCTTGAGACGGCTATATGCTGATGCAACGGACGGAGGCACATCAGCTGGCGTAGCTGCCATCTAGCCTGCGCACCTCCACCTTGAGCACAtggcggtcgccgccgccgccttggccgAGCGCTCGGAAGAAGCAGGTCTCGCCGACGCGGAGGTGGTTGTCGACGCAGAACTGGTGCCACCCGTACCGGAACGACGTGCGGGCCTTGCGACGCACATTGTGGACGTTCTTCAGGTTCACCGTCCACGACTCGCCCCCCATCCGCAGCAGcaccttcttcctctccgcgtaCCCATGCGCCAGGCTGAACTCCCGCGGCACGTTCTGCGTCGATCGGCGGCGACGGAGTTAGTTACAACTTACAAGGACGAAAGTGCGCGTGTGATCGAACAGAGTAAGGGACGCTCTCACCAGGTACTGCCCGTTCTTGGTGACAAAGTGGCACTCCTTGAGCATGACGACGAACTGCGACGGCGGCGCGTAGACGCCGACGGTGTTGATGTCcatctcctccgactccgagctgCCGCTGCTGTTGGCCGCCTTAGTGACCGGTGTTTTGCCAGCTCTGGTCCTTGGCCGCAGCCTTTTCCTCTCACATGCCCCCTGTTCTGTTGATGTGGCCTCTGCTTCCTTCGATCCCTTCGGATCAGCCCCGTTGCTGCTTCTCTCGCCCTTGGCTGCCAATGGCTCCTCCGCTCCAACTTCAACTTTAAGCTGATCAGTCAGCATCTCACAGCTTGGTTCAGAGTCCGCTCCAACTTCAACCTTCACCTGATCAGCCAGCATCTCACAGCTAGGTTCAGAGTGAGTAGCAGAGGAATCCTTGGAGTGTCCCTCGGTGGCCATTCCTTGGTCGAGATGCTGAGCGTGAGGCAGAGCATCTACTTGGAGGTGCCAGGTTTCGTTGGCCCCGTGGAACTGGAATGCATCCCGGACGGCCATGGAGTCGGCGAGGTGGAACCACGAGCCTCCCTGGTCGACCTGCTCAAGGCAGCAGCATTCAACATGGATCAGTTGCCATGTTAAAATCGATGGATCAGCTAATTTCTACGATGGATTGGACAGTACCTTGACGGATTGGACGGCGATCTGGCCAAAGTTGGGGAAACATGCGGCGTGCTCATGGCTCACTCTGCCTGGtacaaacaaaaaaaggaaattAACCCAAGATTGGGGTTTTGTCAGCTCAGGCCGAAACGAATTGATCTGATTTGATTTGCAACCGAGAGAAGTAGCCAAGATTTGTTCTAGAGGCAAGAGGATTGAACCATCGCAAAGCCAGCCAGCCGGCCGTGGACAAGCAAGAACAGCTCAAAAAGAAGGTACAGAAGCAAGAAAATACGCACGCTTGAGGTCGGCGACGGTGGTGGATGCGGCGGGGAATGAGACGGCGAGGCGGGTGCCGAGGCTCATCTCCAGGAAGACGGTGGCGACGTCGCCGGCGGCCATCTGCCCGATCTGATTCTCCTCTCCTTTCCCGAAATGGCAATTCCTCTTCGCTTCCTTGGCTAGTTCTGTGTGCGCGGGCGctgagtgagtgagtgagagacAGGGGAGTGCGgagggaggggaaggggatgtCATGTGACCCGCTGAAGCTCCTCACTTGTACGCTCACACTTGGTGGTTGGTTGTATTCAGATGCACCAAATACACAGACCATTTTATTTGTTGAGAGAACAATGACACTTGTACTGAGCTAAGCAACATCTGTGATTTCCTTGGCCATAGCAGCAGAACACCACATCTCTCTTTCCAGTTCCTATTTTGTTGgtttatttttttggaaaaaaattccgTGCGTGCGGGCTGTAAATCTCGCCCCGTGCATACCCTGCGTGAGATGACGCCACGTGGTCCATCTCGCCATCCGACGATTCACTGCTCAGATGCTCGGTTTGTTGGTTCTCGGCTCGGCAGCCCCTGCGTTCGGCTCCAAAACTTGCCATGTACTCCTACGTACGATTCCGGCTCCCGTCAGTTACGCATGGAAGATTGCTAGCTTCTGCTTCCTCGATGCAGCCAGGGAAGCAGCCATTCCATTCTGAATTTCTCATGGCCGAGCGACCAGAACACATCTACGTGATGGGACTAGTGGCCAGTTCGCCGGCTCAACGCTTACTGCAGCGAACGGAACGGTAAACATCTCGACCGGGCGTCCGAACGCGTCCTCTCCATCTCCATCCTATGATCAGTTCGGGCCGGAGTGACAGCCGCGGCCGACACGGGCCATTCTGCCGCAATCTGAAGCAGCACTACCGGGGAGAAGGTTGGGAGTGGCCATGGCGGAATCTGACACCATTGCCTCGAAGGAAGACAAAGATTTCTACCAGGAATTTAGTGCTATTGAACATACTGCGCGCAGAAAGATTGAGTAGCCTCCCTGTTGCAAAGGTTTTCATAAGCTATATGTTTTTCCCTGCAAACATCATCAACTATAAAGTTGTATCTATTCAAAGGCAAAACTGTCGTAAAGTATCAAATTTTTGGGATTGCTGATTCATTTGCAATATAAGTATTTTCCAAATTGCCTTGCTAAAAAAGTTCTCAGATTTCATAGTAAAAAATTAGCCTGACTTCATATGAAGTTTAGGCCTACACAAAAAGAGGTAGCATCTTTGCTACAGTTGAATAGAAAATCAGAGAAACTAGAGAAACAATAAAAAAAGTTAACTACAGATTTATGGCGACATCAGATAACACATGCAGATTTTTGGCAAGAAATCAGATAGATATTTAAAATCCTGTTGTTTACATGAATTGGTCCTCACAATCTCAGGGTACTCATTATACAAGCAGGAAGCTACATCATGTTTGGTTCATTTTGCCAAAACATGAGCTCCTTCAGTACATGACATATTTACATGACGACAGCTACAGAACAAATTTCACGGTTTACATATGATATCATCAGTTCTGATGCTAGCTAGTATGGGATCGGTCTTGCTCTGCGCTCTTCATCTTGTTGATCAGCAACAAGCAATCTGATGCTATTTCCATTTGCCCTTCTGGCTGCTTGTATAGATCCCAAGTGATCTTAGATTATCAAACCATAGCCCACACCCCGTGAATTAGACAAAACCATAGCCCACGCCTCGGGGATGTAGTCGAACAAGAAGCAATCAGGAAAGATTGCATCATCTCTGGTTTCCTGTCAGTCTCCTGTTCTCCAATGCTGAAGTGGTTCCCAATTTTTTCTGCAAAAAATGAATTTGTAAGTTTGTTCAGTTAGACAGTGAAGTATACAGATGTGCTATCCATGACATCGCAGCTTCACAAGTGACAAACGTGGAAGAGACTTTGTCCAAGGTGAGACAATATTAATCTTTGCGTTGTCACACATCATCAAGGTGGTTCTGCTCACACCAACGATTCCAAACAGCTAACGTACTAAACAGTGACTAATTAAATGTTACTCCTGACCACTTCTGCTAGAACGAAATAGATTGACATTTTTTTTGAGTGAAATAGATTGACATTAGAAACAAAAATCAATTAACATGAGACAAGGGGAGCAGCGGCGAGCAGAAGAGAAAGGGAAAGGGAATCGGAGGCATACCTGCGTCGTCTGGCTGCCGGCCGCACTCCCTCTATCCAGTGTAGGACGAGGGCGGGCGGGGGACGAAGCAGATGATGGTGGAAGCCAATGATCAGCCGGTGGCGTACGACGGAGacgactgcggcggcggcggcggcgactgcgcCAAGGGATGCGGCGGCGCCTGAATCTGACTCTAGTCCAGATTGGTAGGGATCGTGTGCCCAGTCCAGCCGAGCCGAAGTTCGAGAGGTTGCGGGCTTGTTTCCTGGAGCCGAGAAGGGGTGCTCGAGCCGAGGGATCGTCGGATGGCGAGGTGGACCACGTGGCGTCATCTCACACAGGATACGCAGGGAGAGCAGTTTACACCCGGTACGCACagatttttttttccatttttttaggTTGGCAACCCAGCGCTCATCTCACCACATAGACCGTCTTTTTGTCGTCACGCGAGAACAACCCCCGCGTCGCTCCCCGCGCGGCCGACTCGGGAGGAGCAACCAACTCTAGCCGTCGGACTCACCGCTCCTCTCTTCCTCCCCTCCCTTGCAGACGGAGGATGGCACCTGGTTAAGCCCGGGCAACCGATAGCGGTGGCAGGTGCTCACATCGCTCTCTCATGGCGGCTAAGTGTGCAGGGTCCCCAAGCGTGCGGGGGCGCGACCCCTATGTAGGCCTAtgtaccagcatgtcacactttggttcggcggtattattggatgaagcggcccggaccgacattacacgtacgcttacgcgagactggttttaccgccgtgctatgcacataggtgattagcgggtgtcagtttctccaactttagttgaaccgagtgtggctacgtccggtccttgagaaggttaaaacaacactgacttgacaaactatcgttgtcgttttgatgcgtaggtaagaacggttcttgctcaggccgtagcatccacgtaaaacttgcaacaacaaagtaaagaacgtctaacttatttttgcaggacatgttgtaatgtgatatggtcaagacgtgatgagatataagttattgtataagatgatcatgttttgttgaagttatcagcaactagcagaagccttatggttgtctctttattgcataagatgcaagcgccaaataattgctttactttatcgctatgcaatagcaatagttggcgagacgaccatgtgacgacacattgatatagatcaagatgatggagatcatgatgtcatgccggtgacgatggaaatcatgacgatgctttggagatggagatcaaaagcacaagatgatgatgaccatatcatgtcacatattttgattacatctgatgattatcttttatacatcttatttttttAGTTCgtcggtagctttataagatgatctctcactaattatcaaggtacaagtgttctccctgagtatgcaccgttgcgaaagttcttcgtgctgagacaccacgtgataatcgggtgtgatagcctctacgttcaaatacaacgggtgcaaaacagttgcacacgcggaatactcaggttaaacttgacgagcctagcatataacagatatggcctcggaacacggagaccgaaaggtcgagtgtgaatcatatagtagatatgatcaacatagtgatgttcaccattgaaactactccatctcacgtgatgatcggacatggtttagttgatatggatcacgtgatcacttagaggattagagggatgtctatctaagtgggatttcttaagtaatatgattaattgaacttaaatttatcatgaacttagtcctggtagtattagcatatctatgttgtagatcaaaagctcgcgtttagctcccctgttttatttttgatatgttcctagagaaaactaagttgaaaggtgttagtagcaatgatacgaattagatctgtgatctgaggtttatcctcattgctgcacagaagaattatgtccttgatgcaccgctaggtgacaaacctattgcagaagcagatgcagatgttatgaacgtttggctagctcaatatgatgactacttgatagtttagtgcaccatgcttaaacggcatagaatcgggacttcaaagacattttgaacgtcatggaccatatgagatgttccaggagttgaagttaatatttcaagcaaatacccgagttgagagatatgaagtctccaacaagttctatagctaaaagatggaggagaatagctcaagcagtgagcatgtgctcagattgtctgggtactacaatcgcttgaatcaagtgggagttaatcttcccgataaaatagtgattgacaaaattctctagtcaccatcaccaagttagtagaacttcgtgatgaactataatatgcaagggataacggaaacgattcccaagctcttcgtgatgctgaaatcgacgaaggtagaaatcaagaaaagcatcaagtgttgatggtaaacaaaaccactagtttcaagtaaagggacaaagggaagaaaggggaacttcaagaagaacggcaaacaagttgctgctcaagtgaaaaaacccaagtctggacctaagcctgaaactgagtgcttctattgtaaagggactggtcattggaagcggaactaccccaagtaattggcggataaaaaggatggcaaagtgaaataggtatatttgatatacatgttattgatgtgtactttactaatgtttatagcaacccctcagtatttgatactagttcagttgctaagaatagtaactcgaaacgggagttgcagaatgaacagagactagttaagggtaaagtgacgatgtgtattggacatggttccaagattgatatgatcatcatcgcacactccctatactttcgggattagtgttaaaaccTAAAacaaatgttatttagtgtttgcattgagcatgaatataattggatcatgtttattgcaatacggttattcatgtaagttagagaataattgttgttctgtttacatgaataaaaccttctatggtcatacacccaatgaaaatggtttgttggatctcgatcgtggtgatacacattttcataatattaaagccaaaagatgcaaagttaataatgatagtgcaacttatttgtggcactgccgtttaggtcatattggtgtaaagtgcatgaagaaaatccatgctgatgggcttttggaatcacttgattatgaatcagttgatgcttgcgaaccatgcctcatgggcaagatgactaatactccattctccgaaacaatggagcaagcaacagatttgttggaaatcatacatactgatgtatgtggtccgatgaatattcagGCTCGccgcaggtatcattattttctgatcttcacagatgatttgagcagatatgagtatatctacttgatgaaacacaagtctgaaacatttaaaaagtttaaagaatttcagagtgaagtggagaatcatcgtaacaaaaataaaagtttctatgatatgatcgcataagtaaaaaatatttgagttacgagtttggccttcagttaaaacaatgtgaaatagtttcactactcacgccacctggaacaccatggtgtaatggtgtgtccaaacatcgtaaccatactttattagatatggtgcgacctatgatgtctcttaccgatttaccactatcattttggggttatgcattagagacagctatattcacgttaaataggacaccatctaaatccgttgagacgacaccgtatgaactatggtttggcaagaaacctaagctgtcgtttcttaaagtttgaggttgcaatgcttatgtgaaaaagtttcaacctgataaggtcaaacccaaatcggagaagtgcgtcttcataggatactcaaaagaaaatgttgggtacaccttctatcacagatctgaaggcaagatattcattgttgagaatggatcctttctagagaaggagtttctctcgaaagaagtgagtgggaggaaagtagaacttgatgcggtaattgtacctgctcccttattggaaagtagttcatcacagaaatatgttcctgtgactactacaccaattagtgaggaagctaatgatgatgatcatgtaatttcagatcaagttactaccgaacctcataggtaaaccagagtgagatccgcaccagagtggtacggtaatcctgttctgaaggtcatgttacttgaccttgacgaacctacgaactatgaggaagcgaatatgagcccagattccgcgaaatggcttgaggccatgaaatctgagatgagatccatgtatgagaacaaagtatggactctgattgacttgcccaatgatcagcaagccattgagattaaatggatcttcaagaggaagacgggcactgatagtagtgttactatctacaaagctagaattatcgcagaaggttttcgacaagttcaaggcattgactacgatgagagtttctcactcgtatctatgcttaagtctgtccgaatcatgttagcaattgccgcattttatgaaatctggcaaatggataaacaaaactgcattccttaatggatttattaaagaagagttgtatatgagcaaccagaaggttttgtcaatcctaaaggtgctatcaaaatatgcaagctccagcgatccatctatggactggtgcaagcatctcggagttggaatatacactttgataagttgatcaaagcatatagttttatacagacttgcggtgaagcatgtatttaccagaaagtgagtgggaacactacatcatttctgataagcatatgtcaatgacatattgttgatcagagataatgtagaattattctgcaaagcataaaggagtgcttgaaaggagtttttcaaagaaaaacctcggtgaagctgcttacatattgagcatcaagatctatagagatagatcaagactcttgataagtttttcaatgagtacataccttgacaagattttgaagtagttcaaaatggaacagtcaaagaaagagttcttgctatgttacaaggtgtgaaactgagtaagactcaaaacccgaccatgacagaagatagagagagaatgaaagtcattccctatacctcagccataggttttataaaatatgccatgctgtgtacccgacctattgtataccctacacagtttttgacaagggagtacaatagtgatctaggagtagatcactcgatagcggtcaaaattattcttagtggaacaaggatatgtttctcgattatggaggtgacaaaaaggttcgtcgtaaagggttacgtcgatgcaaattttgacactgatccagatgactctaaatctcaatctggatacatattgaaagtgggagcaattagctagagtagctccatgcagagcattgttgacatagaaatttgcaaagtacttacggatttgaatgtggcagacccgttgactaaacttctctcataagcaaaagatgatcacaccttagtactctttgggtgttaatcacatagcgatgtgaactagattattgactctagtaaaccctt
The window above is part of the Triticum aestivum cultivar Chinese Spring chromosome 2A, IWGSC CS RefSeq v2.1, whole genome shotgun sequence genome. Proteins encoded here:
- the LOC123186114 gene encoding uncharacterized protein; its protein translation is MTSPSPPSALPCLSLTHSAPAHTELAKEAKRNCHFGKGEENQIGQMAAGDVATVFLEMSLGTRLAVSFPAASTTVADLKRRVSHEHAACFPNFGQIAVQSVKVDQGGSWFHLADSMAVRDAFQFHGANETWHLQVDALPHAQHLDQGMATEGHSKDSSATHSEPSCEMLADQVKVEVGADSEPSCEMLTDQLKVEVGAEEPLAAKGERSSNGADPKGSKEAEATSTEQGACERKRLRPRTRAGKTPVTKAANSSGSSESEEMDINTVGVYAPPSQFVVMLKECHFVTKNGQYLNVPREFSLAHGYAERKKVLLRMGGESWTVNLKNVHNVRRKARTSFRYGWHQFCVDNHLRVGETCFFRALGQGGGGDRHVLKVEVRRLDGSYAS